Part of the Aquimarina sp. TRL1 genome, TCTTTCAGACTTTCTATAAAGAGAATATCTCTGAGATATATCTTCATTAATTTACGTTCTACTTTCAAGAATATATGAGGATCATCATCTGAGGTAAGTCTTACATTCTTTTCAGAAAGAAGCCTCGCCATTAGTTTATTAATCGATTTCAGAAAACGACTAAAAGGAATTGGCTTTACCAAATAATCTAACACCTCTAGCTCATAACTCTCTAATGCGTGTTCTTTATATGCAGTAGTAATGATAATCATTGGATATTCTTGTAAACTTTTCAAGAATTCCAAGCCGCTCATTCTGGGCATATTAATATCTAAAAAAACAACATCAATATCACCACTTTCCATAGCAGGAAGTGCCTCAATAGCACTTTCATACACTCCGCATACTTCAATATTTTTAAACTCTTCTAAATAAGACTCTATCACATTTATGGCCAAAGGCTCATCATCAACTATTATACATTTTACCGTCATTGTACAGGGATTTTAAGGACAACAATAAATTCGTTATTCTCAACAGCAATGTACAAAACATAATCCTTATCGTATAGTAGTTGAAGCCTTCTTTCAATATTTTTTAGCCCTATTCCTCCTTTTGATTTAGGAACGGTCTCCTCATCAAATGTATTTTTAGAAACAAAAACCAGTTCTTCTTTATTTTTTTCAAAAGAAACTGTTAAATTCATATCAGAGCCAGAATACAATCCATGTTTAAACGAATTTTCAATAAATGGCAAAAATAACAAGGGAGGTACCTGAACTTCATCTACATTCCCTGTAATACTAATTTCTGATGTTACTTTATATCCAAACCGTACTTTTTCAAGTTCTATATAGTTATCTATATAATTAATTTCCTGAAGAAGTGAAACACTTTTCTTACTTGCATCATAGATAATGTATTTCATTATGTCAGACAATTTCAAAACAACAT contains:
- a CDS encoding LytTR family DNA-binding domain-containing protein, yielding MTVKCIIVDDEPLAINVIESYLEEFKNIEVCGVYESAIEALPAMESGDIDVVFLDINMPRMSGLEFLKSLQEYPMIIITTAYKEHALESYELEVLDYLVKPIPFSRFLKSINKLMARLLSEKNVRLTSDDDPHIFLKVERKLMKIYLRDILFIESLKDYIKVCTEDGSYVSHKSLSSISEELPSENFVRIHKSYTIAIDKVKCIEGNLIEIGSKKIPMGRNYATHAKQRILKNEGNLFKE
- a CDS encoding sensor histidine kinase, translated to MYIAFLLMALGIHYLVRSGLNYWLVTENIWPEVQGRHDAFGFNHIIAVVLGELYVIGLTSSIKFTADFLYERNQNQRLKALQYKTELKYLRAQIQPHFFFNTLNNIYALTMQKSSEASDVVLKLSDIMKYIIYDASKKSVSLLQEINYIDNYIELEKVRFGYKVTSEISITGNVDEVQVPPLLFLPFIENSFKHGLYSGSDMNLTVSFEKNKEELVFVSKNTFDEETVPKSKGGIGLKNIERRLQLLYDKDYVLYIAVENNEFIVVLKIPVQ